A part of Capsicum annuum cultivar UCD-10X-F1 chromosome 6, UCD10Xv1.1, whole genome shotgun sequence genomic DNA contains:
- the LOC107874913 gene encoding dnaJ homolog subfamily B member 4-like: protein MADHSRATSHEFCSSFGFGSVCKACKSFVSILSPKKTHQNPKSNILEDHHQKANVKQSSVDEAIDDIEVGYKHNEGSKGGRLNNKHQNNGGYYYTSSPTSSPPGSRSTSPSRLSRTISRIFRTTSVKNHNLVHSNNGNGGGGGGGGGSGPALGSTLSRSVSRMHDSHHVDMTAHIAQKSFSRSVSQLNGGVEAPTASTTLPATFSGNASRRSSTPIMFSNSSGLVKPPATEETLECTLDELCFGCVKKMKVTRVANTDNGLTEEEEELTINLKPGWTKGTKITFEGKGNERPGISPADVIFVIAEKRHPLFRRDGNNLELAVEIPLVKALTGCTISINLLGGEKMSLTVDDIICPGYEKIIAGQGMPKSKENGNRGNLIVTFLVAFPTELTEEQRSDVVTILQDCC from the exons ATGGCAGATCATTCACGGGCTACATCTCATGAATTTTGCAGCAGTTTTGGCTTTGGAAGTGTTTGTAAAGCTTGTAAATCCTTCGTCTCTATTTTATCTCCTAAGAAAACACATCAAAATCCCAAATCCAATATCTTGGAGGATCATCATCAAAAG GCTAATGTAAAGCAAAGTAGCGTTGATGAAGCCATTGATGATATTGAAGTTGGATACAAGCACAATGAAGGATCCAAAGGAGGAAGACTTAATAATAAACACCAAAACAATGGAGGTTATTACTATACAAGTTCTCCCACTTCAAGTCCTCCTGGTTCAAGAAGCACTAGCCCTTCTAGACTCTCCAGGACAATTTCTCGAATTTTTCGGACCACAAGCGTAAAAAATCACAACCTTGTTCATTCCAATAATggcaatggtggtggtggtggtggtggcggcGGCAGCGGACCGGCATTAGGGAGCACACTATCGCGTAGTGTCAGTCGTATGCATGATAGCCATCATGTTGACATGACTGCTCATATAGCCCAGAAATCCTTTTCGCGGAGCGTGAGCCAACTGAATGGTGGTGTGGAAGCACCCACAGCCTCAACAACATTGCCAGCCACTTTCTCAGGTAACGCGAGCCGGAGGAGCTCAACTCCAATAATGTTTTCCAACTCGTCTGGATTGGTAAAACCACCAGCCACGGAAGAGACACTCGAGTGCACCCTAGATGAGTTGTGCTTTGGGTGTGTTAAGAAGATGAAAGTCACAAGAGTTGCAAATACAGATAACGG gctaacagaagaagaagaagaactaacAATCAACCTGAAGCCAGGATGGACAAAGGGGACAAAGATAACGTTTGAAGGCAAGGGTAATGAGAGGCCAGGCATTTCCCCAGCAGATGTAATCTTCGTGATAGCAGAGAAACGACACCCTCTATTCAGGAGAGACGGCAACAATTTGGAGTTGGCAGTAGAAATCCCATTGGTAAAAGCTCTTACAGGTTGCACTATTTCCATAAATTTGTTGGGTGGGGAGAAAATGAGTTTAACAGTTGATGATATTATATGTCCTGGTTATGAAAAGATTATAGCAGGACAAGGGATGCCTAAGTCCAAAGAGAACGGGAACAGAGGGAACTTGATTGTCACTTTCTTGGTAGCATTTCCAACTGAACTCACTGAGGAACAAAGGTCTGATGTAGTCACTATTTTACAAGATTGTTGTTGA